In Brachypodium distachyon strain Bd21 chromosome 2, Brachypodium_distachyon_v3.0, whole genome shotgun sequence, one genomic interval encodes:
- the LOC100842220 gene encoding LOW QUALITY PROTEIN: pentatricopeptide repeat-containing protein At5g56310-like (The sequence of the model RefSeq protein was modified relative to this genomic sequence to represent the inferred CDS: inserted 1 base in 1 codon; deleted 2 bases in 1 codon) yields MFRWMEMENVAPNDVTFLAILSACSHVGLTDLGRWYFKIMVSQYMVKPRVEHYGCMVDLLGRASYLMEAQDLVQDMPFKANAAIWGALTAAARTHTDAELGKQALLHLIELQPHNSGDYNLLSNIYAEQERWDVVSKLRKQIKDRGLRNVPGSSIIEFDGMVHEFTSRDGSHPGLHKICHVLCEITTXMKSISFVALLPEVLRDIQEGCDHYSHHSPGVPS; encoded by the exons ATGTTTCGCtggatggagatggagaatGTAGCACCAAATGACGTCACCTTTCTTGCAATCCTGTCAGCATGCAGCCATGTTGGATTGACTGATTTGGGTCGCTGGTATTTCAAAATAATGGTTTCTCAGTACATGGTTAAGCCACGAGTTGAACACTATGGATGCATGGTCGATCTACTTGGCCGTGCTAGTTATTTGATGGAAGCTCAGGACTTAGTTCAGGACATGCCTTTCAAGGCCAATGCAGCAATATGGGGAGCTcttactgctgctgctcggaCACATACTGATGCTGAGCTTGGCAAACAAGCTTTGTTGCATTTGATTGAGCTTCAGCCTCACAACAGTGGGGACTATAATCTCCTATCTAATATCTATGCAGAACAGGAGAGGTGGGATGTTGTGAGCAAACTTCGGAAGCAAATCAAAGACAGGGGCTTAAGAAATGTTCCAGGG AGTTCTATTATTGAATTCGATGGCATGGTTCATGAGTTCACTTCGAGAGATGGATCACATCCTGGCTTACACAAGATATGTCACGTACTATGTGAGATCACCA GCATGAAATCTATTAGTTTTGTTGCTTTGCTTCCTGAAGTATTGCGTGATATTCAAGAAGGGTGTGACCATTATTCACATCATAGCCCAGGTGTGCCAAGCTAA
- the LOC100842535 gene encoding disease resistance protein RPP13, with translation METAVATAFLTKIAPKLFAFLQEKHKRRQNLERDIQYIRKEFRMIAAAIQDHDRRRGLQRSDGDDVQRVWIQLVRDLAYSIEDCVDRFTHRVRLPPPPKPDGSTPSWLRKTVHGVKTATTRSKFATAVRELRKISEEASKLRACYIGSGGGGGCQSSTSGLSASSSTFFSSCETTTHTIAADLVGMDVPRDEVLQLMRETQGQPKQLKVISIVGFGGLGKTLLAREVYDESGDGQYEPRAWVRAAERGAGDVLKEILHELGMQVPDGGDINKLSTSIRDCLGSKRFFIVIDDMRKEFWNIIKNAFPAVSGVSSRVVVTTAVHSIANACSSFAHGHVYMMRTLDEENSRRLFFKQASLDDPPPDAGLGSEALKKSDGLPLALVTVAQFLQSRGNPTRTEWAKLCNNLGELLETKDTLARMNRVLADSYSSLTDHVLKACLLYMGIFPGGRPVRTESLLRRLLAEGFVEECGVANDRFKELVDRSIVLPVAVNNNTELKTCQTHGMMLEFILRKSVQESFVTLLHGQDRPPGDGKIRWLSLNHYSGNPSNDLSHVRSLTVFGKAHKSVLEFSKYELLRVLDLEECDDYLDDKHLLEICNLLLLRYLSLRGNKTITVLPKEISKLKYLETLDLTRTKIEVLPIQVLKMTSLIHLFGAFKLEDVGRKVSKLQAFLSEKSKLETLKGFVADESQIFAQLLQHMEHLTKVKIRWVPTVDGSSNLNHLSDAIQGFIERSTNMNDAHSLSLGSTEWPQDLLNFSLENSCYLHSLKLHGNSICSLPPFVTMLGGLTELCLSSPNNQLSGDILASVSTVRCLHYLKLTANQLGSLEIENGVLGSLRGLCIVVQSMAGLDIKKGALQRLESLRLLCKDLDGRVLCGINMECLRQLKEVALHDGVSDGAKQDWKEAAKKHPKQPKVLFMQTMEDVDWMQMGSSNENSESCAAPTPMSEDDVQTQVGSVMQKSPAGTIARLIHGSKRTNNHLGHHLCEFDNQSKQELEAAASKQPKRPKVLFVGTVEDVDVTMQMEHSAATATVAVADVQMRPSEGREHSIAGKIAGLTRHFKRRRFL, from the exons ATGGAAACAGCGGTGGCCACCGCTTTTCTCACTAAGATCGCGCCGAAGCTCTTCGCGTTTCTTCAGGAAAAACACAAACGGCGGCAGAACCTGGAGCGCGACATCCAGTACATCAGGAAGGAATTCCGCatgatcgccgccgccatccagGACCATGACCGTCGTCGCGGTCTCCAGCGGAGCGACGGCGACGATGTGCAGAGGGTCTGGATCCAGCTCGTGCGTGACCTGGCCTACAGCATCGAGGACTGCGTTGACCGCTTCACGCACCGCGTGagactgccgccgccgcccaagccCGACGGGTCGACGCCGTCGTGGCTCCGGAAGACTGTCCATGGGGTGAAGACGGCGACGACCCGCAGCAAGTTCGCCACTGCGGTCCGTGAGCTCCGCAAGATCTCAGAGGAGGCGTCCAAGCTGAGAGCGTGTTATattggcagcggcggcggtggtggctgcCAATCTAGCACCTCGGGGCTGTCGGCGTCGTCGAGCACCTTCTTCTCGTCGTGCGAAACGACAACGCACACCATTGCAGCTGACCTCGTGGGCATGGACGTGCCCCGTGACGAGGTCCTACAGCTGATGAGGGAAACCCAAGGCCAACCGAAGCAACTGAAGGTGATCTCCATTGTTGGGTTCGGTGGTTTAGGGAAGACACTTCTTGCCAGGGAGGTCTACGATGAGAGCGGCGACGGGCAGTATGAACCACGGGCTTGGGTTCGCGCCGCAGAGAGGGGCGCCGGGGATGTTCTCAAGGAGATACTCCATGAACTTGGCATGCAGGTACCTGATGGCGGCGATATTAACAAGCTCAGCACCAGCATCAGAGACTGCCTTGGGTCCAAGAG GTTCTTCATTGTGATCGATGACATGCGGAAAGAATTTTGGAACATCATAAAGAACGCCTTCCCTGCAGTCTCCGGCGTGAGCAGCAGAGTCGTTGTTACAACGGCCGTCCACTCCATAGCAAATGCCTGCAGCAGCTTTGCTCATGGTCATGTGTACATGATGAGGACTCTTGACGAAGAAAACTCGAGGAGGTTGTTCTTCAAACAAGCTTCCCTGGATGATCCACCGCCTGATGCGGGGCTTGGTTCCGAGGCGCTAAAGAAAAGCGATGGTCTGCCACTTGCTCTTGTCACCGTAGCCCAGTTCTTGCAGAGCAGAGGCAATCCGACACGGACAGAATGGGCAAAGTTGTGCAACAATCTGGGTGAGCTCCTGGAAACAAAGGATACATTAGCAAGGATGAATCGCGTGCTCGCTGACAGCTATAGCAGCCTCACTGATCATGTCCTCAAGGCCTGCTTGCTATACATGGGCATTTTTCCAGGTGGTCGTCCGGTCAGGACAGAGAGTCTGCTAAGGCGATTGTTGGCTGAAGGATTTGTTGAAGAATGTGGTGTTGCAAATGACAGATTCAAGGAGCTTGTTGACCGGAGCATCGTTCTGCCTGTTGCTGTGAACAACAATACAGAGCTGAAGACGTGCCAGACCCATGGTATGATGCTTGAGTTCATCTTGCGCAAGTCGGTACAAGAGAGCTTCGTTACGTTGTTACATGGCCAGGATCGCCCGCCCGGTGATGGTAAAATCAGGTGGCTTTCCCTAAACCATTACTCGGGGAATCCAAGCAATGATTTGTCTCATGTCCGGTCTCTGACTGTCTTTGGGAAGGCACACAAATCTGTCCTGGAATTCTCCAAGTATGAACTGCTGCGAGTGTTGGATCTAGAAGAATGCGATGACTACTTGGATGACAAGCatttgttggagatatgcaacCTGTTGCTTCTCAGGTATCTAAGCCTAAGAGGCAATAAAACCATTACAGTGCTTCCCAAGGAGATCTCAAAGCTTAAATACTTGGAGACATTGGACCTAACACGGACGAAGATAGAGGTTCTGCCCATACAAGTTCTGAAGATGACATCTTTGATTCATCTGTTTGGAGCGTTTAAGCTTGAAGATGTAGGCCGGAAGGTGAGTAAGCTACAGGCTTTCCTGTCAGAGAAGAGCAAGTTGGAGACACTCAAAGGGTTTGTTGCCGACGAGAGCCAAATATTTGCACAACTCTTGCAACATATGGAGCATCTAACAAAGGTGAAAATAAGATGGGTGCCCACTGTGGATGGCAGCAGCAACCTCAATCATCTCTCAGACGCCATCCAAGGGTTCATTGAGAGAAGCACCAACATGAACGATGCCCATTCACTATCACTGGGCTCCACAGAATGGCCCCAAGACTTGCTCAATTTCTCTCTGGAAAATTCCTGCTATCTTCATTCGTTGAAGCTACATGGCAACAGCATATGCAGCCTGCCTCCGTTTGTCACCATGCTGGGTGGCCTCACTGAGCTGTGTCTTTCATCTCCAAACAATCAGCTCAGCGGGGATATTCTTGCTTCTGTCAGTACAGTGCGCTGCTTGCACTATCTCAAACTTACCGCAAATCAATTAGGCAGTTTGGAGATAGAGAATGGGGTGCTGGGTAGCCTGCGAGGCCTATGCATAGTGGTGCAATCCATGGCCGGGTTAGATATCAAGAAGGGGGCTCTGCAGCGGCTCGAGTCACTCCGGCTGCTCTGCAAGGATCTAGATGGCCGGGTTCTTTGTGGCATAAACATGGAGTGCCTCAGACAACTTAAGGAGGTCGCTCTCCATGATGGAGTGAGCGATGGAGCAAAGCAAGATTGGAAAGAAGCAGCAAAGAAGCACCCGAAACAGCCCAAGGTATTGTTTATGCAAACAATGGAAGATGTCGATTGGATGCAGATGGGAAGTAGTAACGAGAATTCAGAGAGCTGCGCAGCACCAACTCCCATGTCTGAAGATGACGTCCAAACGCAGGTTGGATCTGTCATGCAGAAGAGCCCGGCAGGAACGATTGCCAGACTGATCCATGGTTCCAAGAGGACCAACAATCACCTCGGACACCACCTCTGTGAATTTGATAACCAGAGTAAACAGGAACtggaagcagcagcaagcaagcaaccTAAACGTCCCAAGGTCTTGTTTGTGGGGACAGTGGAAGACGTTGACGTGACGATGCAGATGGAGCATTCTGCGGCAACAGCTACTGTTGCAGTGGCTGACGTCCAAATGCGGCCTAGTGAGGGACGTGAGCACTCCATCGCAGGGAAGATTGCCGGACTAACACGACACTTCAAACGACGTCGCTTCTTGTAG
- the LOC100842838 gene encoding putative disease resistance RPP13-like protein 2, with protein sequence MGSSSGEDSPAARFKAPAKEKQVAVAGRQEVPSYHGVRKRPSGRYAAEIRNPYKKTPLIPLRLGTYDTPEEAARAYDRASWEFRGKSARLNFPDEVTAAAAPATEDLSGKLPNERRGKSSRLNFPDEVTSAAALATERRSGKLKLPNKIATQWSSSDGGSGSESESDTEALDFADEPRLPSQGKGSAEENFIDLLDGFVFLAPACEVSLSEESSLVSTQTLGNPEGTAEIEKDSSSFWAYPPIQNPERTVLRPRWPTRRRRRRTRSAVTLSSEQSAQGSYYFQETTAAEMLLGLSTVGSPRLNFPEEITTTLAPSSEGTLSPNWLPDWLAPLNIPVPGEECLDFCTELALSSCEGGGSRSDALQVQAAGTMDVPPQGAASIIQNNATEDCPQLPLQPGGEEEEHHQQQLYPWLVSPPPTSSHYCAALGAMGSLLRNLHTELHGSGSLPKMVKERMQLLKDDLEEIGAYLEDLSEVEDPPLTAKCWMKEVRELTYDVEDYMNKSVLRQPVVVRATASAKIKSGGKPVAKARHVKITRLPRRVNRPHRIADMLSEFRVFVREAIERHERYDLGCRSLRRRFVSVGPVLPMTYDEAADIVIDGRMSKFITSLANDGDQQLKVASLVGSECLGKTTLARVFYEKFGAQCDCRAFVRVSRKADMKRVFRDILWQVQRQQPPEDCKQHELTDSIKKHLQDKRYLLVIDDLWDASVWDIISDACPKGNNQRSRIITTTRNEDVALSCCCDLSEYVFEMKPLDDYHSRKLFFGRVFGSESDCPQQFKEVSDEIVGICGGLPLAIISIASLLASQTVILMDLLMHIRDSLTTCLWANSTSEGMRQVLNLSYNNLPQYLKTCLLYFSMYPLGRTICKDDLVKQWVAEGFINAAEGKDMEKVAASYFDELVQRKFLQPLCMNHNNEVLSCTVHDMLHDLIAHKSAEENFIMVTDYHQKNMALSDNVHRLSLHFGDAKYAKIPENIRTSQVRSVTFSGLSKCMPSVAELRLVRVLNIELSGHHGDDRIDLTGISELFQLTYLKVASACDVCIELPNHMKGLQCLETLDMNAKVSAVPLDIIHLPRLLHLHLPVETSVQFDWIGSTGSVSPGSPGKLINLRDIRLTCSVPPSDHLERNMEALCSLLGGHDNLKTLAMVPIATCRNDFLRADSASEVTTISWDGLTPPLHLQRFEWLPCSCILSRVPKWIGELGSLCILKIAIETLSMDDVANLQGLSALTVVSLYVRERVAERIVFGKAGFSALKYFKFRCSVPWLKFEADAMPNLQILKLGFNAPTVDRQDTAHISIERLSGLNEITVKIGGAGADSESTLMDTVSNHQSNPKIKVQLVDWVFYGEYGSDKGTDECHG encoded by the exons ATGGGCAGCTCTTCCGGCGAGGATTCGCCGGCGGCCCGTTTTAAAGCTCCGGCAAAAGAGAAGCAGGTAGCGGTGGCAGGACGGCAGGAAGTGCCAAGTTATCACGGCGTGCGCAAGCGGCCGTCGGGAAGGTACGCAGCGGAGATCCGGAACCCGTACAAGAAAACTCCCCTAATTCCCCTCAGGCTGGGGACGTACGATACGCCTGAAGAGGCCGCGCGCGCCTACGACCGTGCCTCCTGGGAGTTCCGTGGCAAGTCGGCACGGCTCAACTTCCCTGATGAGGtcaccgccgcggccgcacCAGCGACCGAGGACCTATCGGGGAAGCTACCCAATGAGCGCCGTGGCAAGTCGTCCCGGCTCAACTTCCCTGATGAGGtcacctccgccgctgcaCTGGCGACCGAGCGCCGATCGGGGAAGCTAAAGCTACCCAATAAAATCGCCACGCAATGGTCCTCGTCTGATGGCGGGTCAGGGTCAGAGTCAGAGTCAGACACAGAGGCTCTCGACTTTGCCGATGAACCGCGACTACCATCCCAAGGCAAAGGTTCGGCAGAGGAAAACTTTATCGATCTGTTGGATGGGTTCGTCTTCTTGGCACCGGCATGTGAGGTGTCACTGTCTGAGGAGTCCTCGTTGGTTTCAACCCAAACCTTGGGTAATCCAGAGGGAACGGCAGAGATCGAGAAGGATTCTAGTTCATTTTGGGCTTACCCTCCAATCCAGAACCCAGAGAGAACTGTACTCAGGCCAAGATGGCCAACAAGGCGGCGACGAAGGCGAACAAGGTCTGCGGTGACACTGTCGTCCGAACAGTCCGCGCAGGGCAGCTATTACTTCCAGGAGACCACGGCCGCCGAGATGTTGTTAGGACTGTCAACAGTCGGGTCTCCGCGGCTTAACTTCCCTGAAGAGATAACCACCACATTGGCACCGTCATCTGAGGGAACACTGTCGCCCAACTGGCTGCCTGACTGGCTGGCGCCGCTCAACATCCCCGTTCCAGGCGAGGAGTGCCTCGACTTCTGCACCGAGCTTGCACTGTCGTCGTgcgagggcggcggctcgCGCTCTGACGCGCTCCAGGTCCAGGCGGCCGGCACCATGGACGTCCCTCCCCAAGGTGCCGCCTCCATCATCCAGAACAATGCTACAGAAGACTGCCCACAGCTGCCCTTGCAGCCgggcggggaagaggaagagcacCACCAACAGCAGCTCTATCCGTGGCttgtttctcctcctccaacaaGCTCTCACTACTGTGCCGCTCTGGGCGCCATGGGATCCCTCCTAAGGAATCTCCACACAGAACTACACGGAAGTGGCAGCCTGCCAAAGATGGTCAAGGAAAGGATGCAACTCCTCAAAGATGATCTTGAAGAAATAGGCGCGTACCTCGAGGACCTGTCGGAGGTGGAGGACCCTCCCCTGACGGCCAAGTGCTGGATGAAAGAGGTGCGTGAGCTGACGTACGACGTCGAGGACTACATGAACAAGTCTGTGCTGCGGCAGCCTGTTGTTGTCCGCGCCACTGCCAGTGCCAAGATCAAGAGCGGCGGCAAACCCGTGGCCAAAGCCCGACATGTTAAGATCACTCGTCTCCCGAGGAGGGTCAACCGGCCCCACAGGATCGCCGACATGCTATCAGAGTTCAGGGTGTTTGTCCGGGAGGCCATTGAACGGCACGAGAGGTATGATCTCGGTTGTCGCAGCTTGAGGCGTAGATTTGTGTCTGTCGGTCCTGTGCTTCCAATGACGTATGATGAAGCTGCCGACATAGTAATTGATGGCCGGATGAGCAAGTTTATCACCTCTCTGGCTAACGATGGGGATCAGCAGCTCAAGGTGGCATCTCTTGTTGGATCGGAATGTCTTGGTAAAACTACACTTGCCAGAGTGTTCTACGAGAAATTTGGGGCGCAATGTGATTGTCGGGCCTTCGTTCGGGTGTCCCGAAAGGCTGACATGAAGAGGGTTTTCAGGGACATTCTTTGGCAGGTCCAAAGGCAACAGCCCCCTGAAGATTGTAAGCAGCATGAACTTACTGACAGTATCAAGAAACATCTGCAAGATAAAag GTATTTACTTGTTATTGACGATTTGTGGGATGCATCAGTATGGGATATTATAAGTGATGCTTGTCCAAAGGGTAATAATCAGCGCAGCAGAATAATAACAACTACACGAAATGAAGATGTTGCATTATCATGTTGCTGTGATCTCTCCGAGTATGTATTTGAGATGAAACCTCTGGATGATTATCACTCGAGAAAGCTATTTTTTGGCAGAGTTTTTGGCTCTGAAAGTGACTGTCCTCAGCAATTTAAAGAAGTTTCAGATGAAATTGTTGGAATATGTGGTGGTTTGCCGCTGGCCATAATCAGCATTGCTAGTCTTTTAGCAAGCCAGACTGTCATATTAATGGATCTGTTGATGCACATACGTGATTCATTAACCACCTGTCTGTGGGCAAATTCCACCTCAGAAGGAATGAGACAAGTACTAAACCTCAGCTACAATAATCTCCCTCAATATTTGAAGACATGCTTGCTCTATTTTAGTATGTATCCATTGGGCCGTACCATCTGCAAGGATGATTTGGTTAAACAATGGGTCGCTGAAGGTTTTATCAATGCAGCAGAAGGGAAAGACATGGAGAAAGTTGCAGCAAGCTATTTTGATGAACTTGTTCAGAGAAAGTTCCTCCAACCTCTATGTATGAACCACAACAATGAGGTGCTGTCCTGCACCGTTCATGACATGCTACATGATCTTATTGCACACAAGTCTGCAGAAGAGAACTTCATTATGGTAACAGATTATCATCAAAAAAATATGGCACTTTCCGATAATGTTCATCGTCTATCTCTTCACTTTGGCGATGCAAAATATGCAAAGATACCAGAAAATATCAGAACCTCTCAAGTTCGGTCTGTTACATTTTCTGGATTATCCAAGTGCATGCCTTCTGTTGCAGAGCTAAGGCTTGTTCGCGTTCTGAACATTGAATTATCTGGTCATCACGGTGATGACAGGATAGACCTCACTGGGATTTCGGAACTGTTTCAGCTGACATACTTGAAGGTTGCATCTGCATGTGATGTCTGCATAGAGCTACCAAACCATATGAAAGGGTTACAATGCTTGGAAACATTGGACATGAATGCAAAAGTGAGTGCTGTTCCATTGGATATTATTCATCTTCCACGCTTGTTGCATCTCCACCTTCCTGTCGAGACAAGTGTGCAGTTTGATTGGATTGGCAGCACAGGATCCGTTAGCCCGGGGAGCCCTGGAAAGCTCATCAACCTGAGGGATATTCGCCTCACATGTTCTGTGCCGCCTTCCGACCATCTTGAGAGAAACATGGAAGCTCTGTGCTCTTTGCTCGGAGGACATGACAACCTGAAAACTCTAGCCATGGTTCCTATTGCCACTTGTAGAAATGATTTTTTACGTGCTGACAGCGCTTCGGAAGTAACAACAATTTCCTGGGATGGATTGACgcctcctctccacctccaGAGATTCGAGTGGCTACCCTGCAGCTGCATACTTTCCAGGGTTCCTAAGTGGATTGGAGAACTTGGCAGCCTCTGCATTCTGAAGATTGCCATCGAGACATTGTCGATGGATGACGTGGCTAATCTCCAAGGATTGTCTGCGCTAACTGTTGTCTCACTCTACGTCCGGGAAAGAGTTGCAGAAAGAATCGTCTTTGGAAAGGCAGGATTCTCTGCTCTCAAGTACTTCAAGTTCAGGTGCAGTGTACCTTGGCTGAAATTTGAGGCAGATGCAATGCCCAATCTCCAGATTCTCAAGCTTGGATTTAACGCTCCGACGGTGGATCGACAAGACACTGCACATATCAGCATCGAGCGCTTGTCCGGTCTTAACGAGATCACTGTGAAAATTGGGGGTGCAGGTGCTGATTCAGAGTCCACCTTGATGGACACCGTTAGCAATCACCAAAGCAATCCTAAAATCAAGGTACAGTTAGTGGATTGGGTGTTTTACGGTGAGTATGGTAGTGATAAGGGGACAGATGAATGTCACGGATAA
- the LOC100843144 gene encoding pentatricopeptide repeat-containing protein At5g56310, producing MPPPPLPQALHHAFSFLTRLDSPRHLLQTHAYLLPRGGHRNARLLSALLLASLRLPLRPHALALLRRIHPSLSLNAAAKIPHLRGTLGPQLHSVIVRAGLASDAHVSASLIQTYFSCGRVASARSVFDQTTDKDIFCWNVMISGYVKSGNLACARELFDVMPARNVVSWTTVIGAYAQMKQPVEAVEVFRRMQVEEGIEPDGVALLSVLSACGDLGAVDLGEWVHRFVVRRGLCWQIPLMNAIIDMYVKLGCVRKAVEVFEGMDQKSVVTWTTVIAGFALHGLGLEAIEMFRRMEMENVAPNDVTFLAILSACSHVGLTDLGRWYFKIMVSQYRIKQRVEHYGCMVDLLGRAGYLMEAQDLVQDMPFKANAAIWGALLAAARTHGDAELGKQALLHLIELEPHNSGNYILLSNIYAEQERWDDVSKLRKQMKDRGLRNVPGASSIEVDGMVHEFTSRDGSHPCLHKICKVLCEITTDMKSISFVALLPEALHDIEEGQDH from the coding sequence atgccgccgccgcctctgccgcAGGCGCTCCACCACGCCTTCTCCTTTCTCACCCGCCTCGACTCCCCGCGGCACCTCCTGCAGACCCACGCCTACCTCCTCCCCCGGGGCGGGCACCGCAACGCGCGCCTCCTCTccgcgctcctcctcgcctcgctccgcctcccgctccgcccCCACGCcctcgcgctcctccgccgcatccACCCTTCCTTATCCCtcaacgccgccgccaaaATCCCCCACCTGCGCGGCACCCTCGGCCCGCAGCTCCACTCCGTCATCGTCCGTGCCGGGCTTGCCTCCGACGCGCACGTATCGGCCAGCCTCATCCAGACGTACTTCTCCTGCGGCCGCGTCGCCTCCGCTCGCAGCGTGTTCGATCAGACGACCGACAAGGACATCTTTTGCTGGAATGTCATGATCTCGGGGTATGTGAAGTCTGGGAACTTGGCTTGCGCGCGCGAGCTGTTCGATGTTATGCCGGCAAGGAATGTGGTGTCGTGGACGACTGTGATTGGGGCATATGCGCAGATGAAACAGCCAGTGGAGGCAGTCGAGGTCTTCCGGAGGATGCAGGTGGAGGAAGGGATCGAGCCGGATGGGGTGGCGTTGCTGTCGGTGTTGTCAGCTTGTGGGGATCTTGGCGCGGTTGATTTGGGGGAATGGGTGCACAGGTTCGTGGTGAGGCGGGGGTTATGCTGGCAGATACCACTGATGAATGCAATCATTGACATGTATGTTAAATTGGGGTGTGTTAGGAAGGCAGTGGAGGTGTTTGAGGGTATGGATCAGAAGAGCGTTGTGACTTGGACGACGGTGATCGCTGGGTTTGCGTTGCATGGCCTTGGTTTGGAAGCTATTGAAATGTTTCGCcggatggagatggagaatGTGGCACCAAATGACGTCACCTTTCTTGCAATCCTGTCAGCATGTAGCCATGTTGGATTGACTGATTTGGGTCGCTGGTATTTCAAAATAATGGTTTCTCAGTACAGGATTAAGCAACGAGTTGAACACTATGGATGCATGGTTGATCTACTTGGCCGTGCTGGTTATTTGATGGAAGCTCAAGACTTGGTTCAGGACATGCCTTTCAAGGCAAATGCGGCAATATGGGGAGctcttcttgctgctgctcggACACATGGTGATGCTGAGCTTGGAAAACAAGCTTTGTTGCATTTGATTGAGCTTGAGCCTCACAACAGTGGGAACTATATTCTTCTATCTAATATTTATGCAGAACAGGAGAGGTGGGATGATGTGAGCAAACTTCGAAAGCAAATGAAAGACAGGGGCCTAAGAAATGTACCGGGGGCAAGTTCTATTGAAGTCGATGGCATGGTTCATGAGTTCACTTCGAGAGATGGATCACATCCTTGCTTACACAAGATATGTAAAGTACTATGTGAGATCACCACTGACATGAAATCCATTAGTTTTGTTGCTTTGCTCCCTGAAGCATTGCATGATATTGAAGAAGGGCAAGATCATTAA